In uncultured Ilyobacter sp., a genomic segment contains:
- a CDS encoding HPr family phosphocarrier protein — protein sequence MVSRTVEIKNETGLHTRPGNEFVTMAKTFDSKVEVENEAGKVVKATSLLKVLSLGIKKGAKITVHAEGTDADEAVEKLATLLSNLRD from the coding sequence ATGGTAAGCAGAACGGTGGAGATTAAAAATGAAACTGGTTTACATACAAGACCTGGTAATGAATTCGTAACTATGGCAAAAACTTTCGATTCAAAGGTAGAGGTTGAAAATGAAGCTGGTAAAGTTGTAAAGGCGACATCTCTTTTAAAAGTTCTTTCTCTTGGTATCAAAAAAGGAGCTAAAATTACTGTTCATGCTGAAGGAACAGACGCTGATGAAGCTGTTGAAAAACTAGCAACTCTTTTATCAAACTTAAGAGACTAA
- the fabV gene encoding enoyl-ACP reductase FabV, protein MVIKPKIKGSLSLNCHPVGCKEEVLNQIKYVENSKKYKGAKKVLIIGASSGYGLATRISLAFGGSESDTIGVSFEREGSKRKVGSAGWYSNIWFREEAEKKGLIAKNILGDAFSHNMKEEVIKYIKEEFGGKIDLLVYSLASGMRTDPDTNKIYKSNLRPQGESLTGFTFNVEKESMEEVTLTPATEEDLTNTVKVMGGEDWELWVKALMDADVVSEGFKTMAYSYIGPAVMEGIYRHGTIGSAKEHLEKTARDLDGVLKDEKSGEAYVAVNKAIVTKASAYIPIFPLYASALMRVMEEKGIEENAIEHTHRLFADMVYGDKPEFDSDKRMRPDSWELREDVQEEVLGIYKKVTEENFKELTDFDKYKTEFLKLNGFKVEGVDYDEDVDLEELSKLKP, encoded by the coding sequence ATGGTTATAAAGCCTAAAATCAAGGGAAGTCTTTCACTTAACTGCCATCCTGTAGGATGTAAAGAAGAAGTTTTAAATCAGATAAAATATGTGGAAAATTCTAAAAAATACAAGGGTGCCAAAAAAGTGTTGATTATCGGTGCCTCATCAGGATACGGACTGGCCACAAGGATATCTTTGGCTTTCGGAGGCTCAGAATCGGATACTATAGGGGTTTCCTTCGAAAGAGAGGGCTCAAAGAGAAAAGTAGGAAGTGCCGGATGGTACAGCAACATCTGGTTCAGAGAGGAAGCAGAGAAAAAAGGTCTTATTGCAAAAAATATCCTCGGTGATGCTTTTTCCCATAATATGAAAGAAGAAGTAATCAAATATATAAAAGAGGAATTCGGAGGAAAAATAGACCTTCTGGTTTATTCTCTGGCCTCTGGTATGAGAACTGATCCAGACACAAACAAAATCTATAAGTCCAATCTCAGACCTCAGGGAGAATCTCTCACTGGATTTACCTTTAATGTAGAGAAAGAATCCATGGAAGAGGTGACACTCACTCCTGCCACAGAAGAAGACCTTACCAATACAGTAAAAGTAATGGGAGGAGAAGACTGGGAACTATGGGTAAAGGCTCTTATGGATGCCGATGTTGTTTCTGAAGGATTTAAAACCATGGCTTACTCCTATATAGGTCCCGCCGTAATGGAGGGAATTTATAGACACGGAACCATAGGTTCTGCCAAAGAACACCTAGAGAAAACTGCACGTGACCTTGACGGAGTATTAAAAGATGAAAAATCAGGAGAGGCCTATGTAGCTGTAAACAAGGCCATCGTAACAAAGGCCAGTGCCTATATACCTATATTTCCATTGTATGCCTCTGCTCTCATGAGGGTCATGGAAGAAAAAGGTATAGAGGAAAATGCCATCGAACACACTCACAGACTCTTTGCAGACATGGTCTACGGAGATAAACCGGAATTTGACTCAGACAAAAGAATGAGACCTGATTCATGGGAACTGAGAGAGGATGTGCAAGAAGAGGTTCTAGGCATCTATAAAAAAGTCACCGAAGAAAATTTTAAAGAACTTACAGATTTTGATAAATATAAGACTGAATTTTTAAAATTAAACGGCTTCAAAGTAGAGGGTGTGGATTACGATGAAGATGTTGATTTAGAAGAACTGTCCAAACTCAAACCTTAA
- a CDS encoding DeoR/GlpR family DNA-binding transcription regulator, translating into MLSQERYDIILNLLKNKEIVKMKEIVDTLKISESTIRRDLTYLEEHGLLKRVHGGATFPENSFEADFNTKNIQNKFEKDKIGEAASKIVLDGECIFIDAGTTTERMIKYLQDKNVTVVTNGVTHIPELMKYSIRAYLTGGKIKNRTGALVGVETIESLKKYNFNKCFIGVNGITLKTGYTTPDIEEAEIKREVIKKSQKSYILGDFNKFGKTSFVSFAELKECTIITDKLPAEEYRKKTKIKEC; encoded by the coding sequence ATGTTAAGTCAAGAAAGGTACGACATAATATTAAATCTTTTAAAAAATAAAGAGATCGTAAAAATGAAAGAGATTGTAGACACTTTAAAAATATCAGAATCAACAATCAGACGGGATTTAACTTATCTAGAAGAGCACGGACTTCTAAAGAGAGTTCACGGAGGAGCCACCTTCCCAGAAAATTCTTTTGAAGCTGATTTCAATACCAAAAATATACAGAATAAATTTGAGAAGGATAAAATAGGTGAAGCTGCTTCTAAAATTGTTTTAGACGGCGAGTGTATCTTTATCGATGCAGGGACAACCACAGAGAGAATGATAAAGTATCTCCAAGATAAAAATGTCACTGTAGTGACAAATGGTGTCACCCATATACCTGAGCTTATGAAATACAGCATAAGAGCTTATCTAACAGGTGGAAAGATAAAAAACAGAACTGGGGCACTTGTAGGAGTAGAAACAATAGAGTCTCTGAAAAAATACAATTTCAACAAATGTTTTATAGGGGTCAACGGAATAACCTTAAAAACTGGGTATACAACACCGGATATAGAAGAGGCGGAGATAAAAAGAGAGGTAATAAAAAAATCTCAGAAATCTTATATCTTAGGAGACTTCAATAAATTCGGCAAAACATCTTTTGTTTCCTTTGCAGAATTAAAAGAATGTACAATAATAACAGACAAACTTCCAGCAGAAGAGTATCGAAAAAAAACTAAAATAAAGGAGTGTTAG
- a CDS encoding alpha-hydroxy-acid oxidizing protein, with amino-acid sequence MELREVRSNARGKMKGFCNLCTECNGVWCAGQVPGMGGAGTGESFKRSFEKLKNIKLSMKTLHSATNPNTSFSIFGEKLSIPVITAPITGTKFNMGGSITDEEYINDVVFGSLDAGTIAMIGDTGDSSCYIHGIEALKKSKGKGIAIIKPRENSEIIYRIKMAEEAGALAVGVDIDGAGLVTMKLFGQPVGPKTPEELKELIESTELPFIVKGVLSVEEAKICVKAGAAAIVVSNHGGRVLNHTLAPCEVLKDIVKAVGDDILVLADGNVREGADVIKYIALGAKGVLVGRPVIWGSIGGRQEGVKTILETIKSQLYQGMILTGSNSIDSINEDKIVL; translated from the coding sequence ATGGAACTAAGAGAAGTAAGATCAAACGCTAGAGGGAAGATGAAGGGGTTTTGCAATTTATGTACTGAGTGCAACGGGGTTTGGTGTGCAGGTCAAGTTCCAGGAATGGGAGGAGCAGGAACTGGAGAATCTTTTAAAAGAAGCTTTGAAAAATTAAAAAACATTAAATTGTCTATGAAGACTCTTCACAGTGCAACAAATCCGAACACTTCTTTTTCTATTTTTGGTGAAAAATTATCCATTCCAGTTATAACAGCTCCTATCACAGGAACAAAATTTAACATGGGCGGGAGTATAACTGATGAAGAGTATATAAATGATGTTGTATTCGGATCTTTAGATGCAGGAACCATAGCGATGATAGGAGATACAGGGGACTCTAGCTGCTATATACACGGTATAGAGGCTCTGAAAAAATCAAAGGGAAAAGGAATTGCAATAATAAAACCTAGAGAGAACAGCGAGATTATCTATAGAATAAAAATGGCAGAAGAAGCAGGTGCTCTAGCTGTAGGTGTAGATATAGATGGTGCCGGACTTGTGACAATGAAACTCTTTGGTCAGCCTGTTGGGCCTAAAACTCCAGAGGAGTTAAAGGAGCTTATTGAATCTACAGAGCTTCCTTTTATAGTAAAGGGTGTTCTTTCAGTAGAGGAAGCTAAAATTTGTGTAAAGGCTGGAGCCGCAGCAATAGTGGTCTCAAATCACGGAGGAAGAGTGTTGAACCACACTCTGGCTCCCTGTGAAGTCCTAAAGGACATAGTAAAGGCTGTAGGAGATGATATACTAGTCCTTGCTGACGGAAATGTCAGGGAGGGAGCTGACGTCATAAAATATATAGCATTAGGTGCAAAAGGAGTCCTTGTAGGGAGACCTGTTATCTGGGGATCTATAGGGGGAAGACAGGAAGGTGTAAAAACTATATTAGAAACTATAAAATCCCAGCTTTATCAGGGAATGATTCTAACAGGTTCAAATAGTATAGATTCTATAAACGAAGATAAGATAGTATTATAA
- a CDS encoding phosphatidylglycerol lysyltransferase domain-containing protein, whose translation MEWKNIQLEDRERLNEFLLGRFQTGDLTFTNLFIWRIGKNLKYKIIDNILYIKGIEDKSEFYYIPLPKHGDFRKIKKEISEILKSGVVLRAVPEGVKILLENYFLFQEERDRFDYLYSVEKLIELKGRKFHNKKNQVNRFEKIYNFSYEKIDSKNLKEVMAFEEKWCQDRECSIYKGLDKESLGIREIFQNYEALQLKGGLLRVNGEIAAFSIGEEITPNTGLIHIEKGDIKYQGVYQEMNRIFLKKEFSHLEYVNREEDLGIDGIKKAKESYNPAMLLKKYIITGEKDFKIEK comes from the coding sequence ATGGAATGGAAAAATATCCAACTAGAAGACAGGGAAAGACTTAATGAATTTTTGCTAGGAAGGTTTCAAACAGGTGACCTTACCTTTACAAACCTTTTTATATGGAGAATTGGAAAAAATCTCAAATATAAAATCATTGATAACATATTATACATAAAAGGAATTGAAGATAAAAGTGAATTTTATTATATCCCGCTACCTAAACATGGTGATTTCAGAAAAATAAAAAAAGAAATATCAGAAATCTTAAAATCAGGTGTAGTTTTACGTGCAGTTCCTGAGGGAGTGAAAATACTCCTGGAAAATTATTTTTTATTTCAAGAGGAAAGAGACAGATTTGACTATCTTTATAGTGTGGAAAAACTTATAGAGTTAAAGGGTAGAAAATTTCATAATAAAAAAAATCAGGTAAACAGATTCGAAAAAATATATAATTTTTCATATGAAAAGATAGACAGTAAAAATTTGAAAGAGGTAATGGCATTTGAAGAAAAGTGGTGTCAAGACAGAGAGTGCAGTATTTATAAGGGGCTAGACAAAGAAAGCCTCGGAATAAGAGAAATTTTCCAAAATTATGAGGCTCTTCAACTCAAGGGGGGACTTCTGAGGGTAAATGGCGAAATAGCTGCTTTTTCCATAGGAGAAGAGATCACACCAAACACTGGACTCATACACATAGAAAAAGGAGATATAAAATATCAAGGAGTATATCAGGAGATGAACAGGATTTTTCTAAAAAAAGAATTTTCACATCTAGAATATGTAAACAGAGAGGAGGATCTAGGTATTGACGGGATCAAAAAGGCCAAAGAATCATACAACCCTGCTATGCTCTTAAAAAAATATATAATTACAGGTGAAAAAGATTTCAAAATTGAAAAATAA
- a CDS encoding PPC domain-containing DNA-binding protein, producing the protein MISIGEVESIKIHCVRLKKGDDIKKFITNYSTENNIQAGVILSSVGCVINGRIRLADGKSIRELEERLEIISINGTLSLDGSHLHISYSDIKGMVIGGHLVEGNIINTTCELVIGEFSQYSFKRSFDEETGYKEIEITERK; encoded by the coding sequence TTGATTTCTATAGGGGAGGTGGAAAGTATAAAAATACACTGCGTCAGATTAAAAAAAGGAGATGATATAAAAAAATTCATAACTAATTACTCGACAGAAAATAATATCCAGGCAGGAGTTATACTATCCTCTGTAGGTTGCGTTATAAATGGAAGAATAAGACTGGCAGATGGAAAAAGTATAAGAGAATTAGAAGAAAGATTAGAGATTATATCTATCAACGGCACCCTTTCTCTAGATGGAAGCCATCTTCATATCTCATATAGCGACATTAAAGGTATGGTTATTGGTGGACATTTGGTTGAAGGAAATATTATAAATACAACTTGTGAACTTGTTATAGGAGAGTTCAGCCAGTATTCTTTTAAGAGAAGTTTTGACGAAGAAACAGGATACAAAGAAATCGAAATAACAGAAAGGAAGTGA
- the pfkB gene encoding 1-phosphofructokinase yields MIYTLTLNPSLDYIIQMNSFQEGKVNISKSEHKLPGGKGINVSQVLKNLGHESIALGFLGGFTGDFIHKELTKKDIKCDFIQLDEDTRINVKMKNGNIETEINGNSPKIGEDKKEELFRQLEKLKKGDILVMAGSVPLSFESNVYEKIMSRLPKGVKVILDTNGKALEDAVKAKPYLIKPNHHELEELFDVKIQNKKEMLEYGQKLLKMGAKNVAISMAGDGAFLITEEAVYFGNVPKGVVQNSVGAGDSMVGGFTSGIAEGLCIEDCFSRGIAAGSASAFSKNLCTLSEVENLINEIKIEKIN; encoded by the coding sequence ATGATATACACACTTACTCTCAACCCATCTTTAGACTACATAATTCAGATGAATTCCTTTCAAGAAGGAAAGGTAAACATAAGTAAAAGTGAGCATAAACTTCCAGGAGGTAAGGGGATAAATGTCAGTCAGGTTTTAAAGAACCTAGGACACGAATCTATCGCCCTTGGATTCTTAGGAGGATTTACAGGAGATTTTATACACAAAGAACTTACAAAAAAAGATATAAAATGTGATTTTATACAGCTAGATGAAGATACCCGTATAAATGTAAAGATGAAAAATGGAAATATAGAAACAGAGATAAACGGAAACTCCCCTAAAATAGGCGAGGATAAAAAAGAAGAGCTTTTCAGACAGCTAGAAAAACTGAAAAAAGGAGATATTTTAGTTATGGCAGGGAGTGTTCCCTTATCTTTTGAAAGTAATGTCTATGAGAAAATTATGAGTCGCCTTCCAAAAGGCGTCAAGGTAATATTAGATACAAATGGGAAAGCCTTAGAAGATGCAGTAAAAGCCAAACCATATTTAATAAAGCCAAATCATCATGAGCTCGAAGAACTTTTTGACGTAAAAATTCAGAATAAGAAGGAGATGTTAGAGTACGGACAGAAGCTCCTGAAGATGGGGGCAAAAAATGTGGCTATCTCCATGGCCGGGGATGGTGCCTTCCTTATAACTGAAGAAGCTGTTTACTTTGGAAATGTCCCAAAGGGAGTAGTTCAAAATTCCGTAGGTGCAGGTGACTCTATGGTGGGAGGATTTACTTCGGGGATAGCAGAGGGACTATGTATAGAGGATTGTTTCAGCAGAGGGATAGCAGCTGGAAGTGCTTCAGCCTTTTCAAAAAATTTATGCACTCTTTCAGAAGTAGAAAATTTAATAAATGAGATAAAAATAGAAAAAATAAACTAG
- a CDS encoding type I phosphomannose isomerase catalytic subunit gives MYPLKFKKCFIEKIWGGRAFESILDIKLPENKKIGELWEVSSHKNGMSYVENGDLAGKSLEELMESSGEELLGKEVYNRFKGKFPVLIKYLDVNDRLSVQVHPSDEYALRVEKEFGKSEAWYIIDASPDAKLIMGLKEGMTKEEFIKKAKAGNFEDMFNVISVNKGDCIYVKPGLVHASLEGSVVICEVQQNSDTTYRIYDFDRVTDGKKRELHIDKAADVINFDEHPEITTVDTRKNIRLEGAVKEEVVRCQYFNIDRLQVEGVYDDQVSPSFRVYSILEGEGKIVHSGKEYFAKKGDTYFIPAGLDVSIEGELDILKSFL, from the coding sequence ATGTATCCATTAAAATTTAAAAAATGTTTTATCGAAAAAATATGGGGGGGAAGAGCCTTTGAAAGCATCCTCGATATAAAGCTTCCTGAAAATAAAAAAATAGGTGAGTTGTGGGAAGTAAGTTCTCATAAAAACGGAATGTCCTATGTTGAAAATGGAGATTTAGCAGGTAAAAGCCTCGAAGAACTAATGGAGAGTTCAGGTGAAGAACTTCTAGGAAAAGAAGTCTATAACAGGTTTAAGGGAAAGTTTCCTGTTCTTATAAAGTATCTTGATGTAAATGACAGACTTTCTGTACAGGTTCATCCTAGTGACGAATACGCCCTGAGAGTAGAAAAAGAATTCGGTAAGTCTGAGGCTTGGTATATAATAGATGCCAGCCCTGATGCAAAGCTTATTATGGGACTTAAGGAAGGAATGACAAAAGAAGAGTTTATAAAAAAAGCCAAGGCCGGAAACTTTGAAGATATGTTTAATGTAATATCAGTAAATAAAGGTGACTGCATCTATGTGAAACCAGGTCTAGTTCATGCAAGTCTAGAGGGGTCTGTAGTGATCTGTGAAGTTCAGCAAAATTCAGACACCACGTACAGAATATATGACTTTGACAGGGTGACAGACGGAAAGAAGAGAGAACTTCATATAGACAAGGCAGCAGATGTTATAAATTTTGATGAACATCCAGAGATAACCACTGTAGATACCAGAAAAAATATCAGACTAGAAGGGGCAGTGAAGGAAGAGGTAGTTAGATGCCAGTACTTTAATATTGACAGACTTCAAGTAGAAGGAGTCTATGATGACCAGGTGAGTCCGAGTTTTAGAGTATACTCCATCCTTGAGGGCGAGGGTAAGATTGTTCACTCTGGAAAAGAGTATTTTGCTAAAAAGGGGGATACATATTTTATTCCGGCAGGACTAGATGTTAGTATAGAGGGGGAATTGGATATACTGAAATCCTTTCTGTAA
- the ptsP gene encoding phosphoenolpyruvate--protein phosphotransferase gives MRKFIKGIDASPGVAIGKVYLHKEIELVINTGDIEDVEKEKERLITSRDKSKEQLTEIRKKTAVKLGEDKAAIFDGHITLLEDEDLFDEVVELIEDEEISAENALSRGIESYCEMLGNLEDEYLRERAADLRDIGNRWLHNLLGHDIGDLSSLEPNTVIIAKDLTPSDTAQIDLENVLAFVTEIGGRTAHSSIMARSLEIPAVVGTGDVCSHVEGGETIIVDATTGDIIIHPYDEEISQYEKKREAFIAEKEELKMLIDKEAVSKDGVKANMWGNIGSPNDVAGLHRNGAEGIGLYRTEFLFMNNDRFPTEDEQFEAYKTVVESLEGKPVTIRTMDIGGDKALSYMDLPEEENPFLGWRALRVCLDRKDILKTQFRALLRASAFGYVKIMLPMIISLVEVRQAKVILEECKTELREEGIKFDEDIQFGIMVETPAVAMRAKHFAREVDFFSIGTNDLTQYTLAVDRGNENIAHLYDPFNPAVLQAIKMAIDGAHEEGITISMCGEFAGDEKATPVLFGMGLDAFSMSAISIPRVKKNIMKLDKKECESLVERLLDMGTAEEIKMVLEEFISNK, from the coding sequence ATGAGAAAATTTATCAAAGGAATAGACGCTTCCCCGGGAGTAGCTATAGGTAAAGTATACCTTCATAAAGAAATAGAGTTAGTGATCAATACTGGAGATATAGAGGATGTAGAAAAAGAAAAAGAAAGACTTATCACTTCTAGAGATAAATCAAAAGAGCAGCTTACTGAGATCAGAAAAAAAACTGCTGTTAAATTAGGAGAGGATAAGGCAGCTATTTTTGACGGTCACATCACTCTTTTAGAAGATGAGGATCTATTTGACGAAGTTGTAGAACTTATAGAAGATGAGGAAATCTCTGCAGAGAATGCTTTGTCACGTGGGATAGAATCTTATTGCGAAATGCTTGGAAACTTAGAAGATGAATACCTTAGAGAAAGAGCCGCAGATTTGAGAGATATAGGTAACAGATGGCTGCACAATTTATTGGGACATGATATAGGAGACCTTAGTTCACTAGAGCCTAATACAGTTATCATAGCCAAAGACCTTACTCCTTCTGACACTGCTCAGATTGACCTTGAAAATGTTCTTGCATTTGTTACAGAGATAGGTGGAAGAACAGCTCACTCATCTATCATGGCCAGATCATTAGAAATTCCTGCCGTTGTAGGAACTGGAGATGTATGCAGTCATGTAGAGGGCGGAGAGACTATCATAGTAGATGCCACTACAGGAGATATAATAATCCATCCTTATGATGAGGAGATCTCTCAATATGAAAAGAAAAGAGAAGCTTTTATAGCTGAAAAAGAAGAACTTAAAATGCTTATAGATAAAGAAGCCGTTTCTAAAGACGGTGTAAAAGCCAATATGTGGGGAAATATAGGAAGTCCAAATGATGTAGCAGGACTTCACAGAAATGGTGCCGAAGGAATCGGACTTTACAGAACTGAATTTCTTTTCATGAATAACGACAGATTCCCTACTGAGGATGAGCAATTTGAAGCTTATAAAACTGTTGTAGAATCACTTGAGGGTAAACCTGTAACAATAAGAACTATGGATATTGGTGGAGACAAGGCTCTTAGCTATATGGATCTTCCAGAAGAAGAAAATCCATTTTTAGGATGGAGAGCACTAAGAGTATGTCTAGACAGAAAAGATATATTAAAAACTCAGTTTAGAGCACTTCTCAGAGCATCTGCTTTTGGATATGTTAAAATAATGCTTCCAATGATCATCTCTCTTGTTGAAGTGAGACAAGCAAAAGTTATTTTAGAAGAGTGTAAGACAGAATTAAGAGAAGAGGGAATAAAATTTGACGAAGATATTCAGTTCGGTATAATGGTAGAAACTCCTGCCGTTGCCATGAGAGCTAAACATTTTGCAAGAGAAGTTGATTTCTTCTCTATCGGTACAAATGACCTCACTCAGTATACTCTTGCTGTAGACAGGGGAAATGAAAACATTGCACATCTGTATGATCCATTTAACCCTGCTGTACTTCAGGCGATAAAAATGGCTATTGATGGAGCGCATGAAGAGGGTATCACAATATCTATGTGTGGTGAATTTGCCGGAGATGAAAAAGCTACTCCAGTTTTATTTGGAATGGGACTAGATGCATTTTCAATGTCTGCCATTTCTATACCTAGAGTAAAGAAAAATATCATGAAATTAGATAAAAAAGAGTGTGAGTCCTTAGTTGAAAGACTTTTGGACATGGGTACTGCTGAAGAGATAAAAATGGTTCTCGAAGAGTTTATTTCAAATAAATAA
- a CDS encoding GntR family transcriptional regulator: protein MLTKHEEIEKFILNGVIKGNYKPDEKVPSENQLAESFSVSRMTARKALDTLVTKGYLYKIKGKGTYVKDRENRDIIYLDEMIGFTKRVRRTGKVPRTDVKAFELIKPSEDIAARLGITTKDDVYYIERIRNIDNEPVILEVTYMPAYISPDLTIDHVQKSKYDYLRAKGHRIEEMVKEYIPVIPEIKVRNCLSLDKNMTVFKIELISILEDRSIFEYTKLYYNQTKYRFLQITKNTGKTF from the coding sequence ATGCTAACAAAACATGAAGAGATAGAAAAATTTATATTAAATGGAGTAATTAAAGGAAATTACAAACCCGATGAGAAGGTGCCTTCGGAAAATCAGCTGGCTGAAAGTTTTTCTGTAAGCAGGATGACAGCTAGAAAAGCCCTAGATACCCTGGTAACCAAGGGTTATTTATACAAGATCAAGGGTAAGGGAACCTATGTAAAAGACAGGGAGAACAGGGATATAATCTATCTAGACGAGATGATAGGTTTTACGAAAAGGGTAAGGAGAACAGGAAAAGTTCCACGAACAGACGTAAAAGCCTTTGAACTTATAAAGCCAAGTGAAGATATAGCAGCTAGGCTTGGGATAACAACCAAAGATGATGTGTATTATATCGAAAGAATCCGTAATATAGATAACGAGCCTGTTATTTTAGAGGTGACTTATATGCCTGCCTATATATCTCCTGATCTAACAATAGATCATGTGCAAAAGTCAAAATATGATTACTTGAGAGCAAAAGGGCACCGGATAGAAGAGATGGTAAAAGAGTATATCCCGGTAATACCTGAAATTAAAGTGAGAAACTGTCTTTCTCTAGATAAAAATATGACGGTTTTTAAAATTGAGCTTATTTCCATATTAGAGGATAGAAGCATATTTGAATACACTAAACTATATTATAACCAGACCAAGTACAGATTTCTTCAGATAACAAAAAACACCGGAAAGACTTTTTAA